One stretch of Harmonia axyridis chromosome 1, icHarAxyr1.1, whole genome shotgun sequence DNA includes these proteins:
- the LOC123688581 gene encoding uncharacterized protein LOC123688581 isoform X7 — MNPQQNKPVEKKKLARLSGSGSKSNEGKPAGPTDDSGNSSTEEENKGTRGLTTGPTTSILRQALQGLPIKTEEPKGDDEKVTSTSDSFNTQGKGVVPSPTRKNIPAAFALPLNPTEQIDLASGNQSTIENPSELAELPSPRNTGARPRVSPKRKPGSCANQEIVSPSKILRRDLNQEISPSSNEFCSTASIELGNTSSETASTMATVISSMGRLWNGLYTVIFRREGDDYLESIYLLCRRWWNNIHIR, encoded by the exons ATG AATCCCCAGCAAAATAAACCTGTAGAAAAGAAGAAGCTTGCTAGG CTTTCCGGTTCTGGTTCAAAATCCAACGAGGGTAAACCAGCTGGACCGACTGATGATTCTGGAAACTCGTCGACTGAAGAAGAAAAT AAAGGAACCAGAGGTCTTACAACAGGTCCAACTACTTCCATTCTTAGACAAGCTCTACAAGGTCTCCCCATAAAAACAGAAGAACCAAAAGGGGATGATGAAAAAGTAACTTCTACATCTGATTCATTT AATACTCAAGGTAAAGGTGTTGTGCCTTCCCCAACAAGGAAAAATATTCCAGCAGCTTTTGCTCTACCATTAAATCCTACT GAACAGATCGATCTGGCTTCTGGAAATCAAAGT acAATTGAAAATCCTTCTGAACTTGCTGAACTTCCCAGTCCAAGGAACACTGGTGCAAGACCACGTGTTTCACCAAAAAGGAAGCCg GGTTCTTGTGCCAACCAAGAAATCGTATCACCCTCAAAG ATTTTAAGAAGAGATCTGAATCAAGAAATTTCGCCATCTTCAAATGAGTTCTGTTCG ACTGCATCGATAGAACTTGGGAATACCTCTAGTGAAACTGCAAGTACGATGGCAACAGTCATATCTTCG ATGGGgcgattgtggaatggattg TATACCGTCATCTTCAGACGTGAAG gagACGATTATTTGGAGTCCATCTATTTATTATGTAGGCGATGGTGGAACAACATTCACATTAGATGA
- the LOC123688581 gene encoding uncharacterized protein LOC123688581 isoform X3, whose product MNPQQNKPVEKKKLARLSGSGSKSNEGKPAGPTDDSGNSSTEEENKGTRGLTTGPTTSILRQALQGLPIKTEEPKGDDEKNTQGKGVVPSPTRKNIPAAFALPLNPTEQIDLASGNQSTIENPSELAELPSPRNTGARPRVSPKRKPGSCANQEIVSPSKILRRDLNQEISPSSNEFCSTASIELGNTSSETASTMATVISSMGRLWNGLLELPDPLVKIDDDLLNGYDEAQNDLISMSEIISVNYNKEYDFSIPSSSDVKETIIWSPSIYYVGDGGTTFTLDESLKYFQLES is encoded by the exons ATG AATCCCCAGCAAAATAAACCTGTAGAAAAGAAGAAGCTTGCTAGG CTTTCCGGTTCTGGTTCAAAATCCAACGAGGGTAAACCAGCTGGACCGACTGATGATTCTGGAAACTCGTCGACTGAAGAAGAAAAT AAAGGAACCAGAGGTCTTACAACAGGTCCAACTACTTCCATTCTTAGACAAGCTCTACAAGGTCTCCCCATAAAAACAGAAGAACCAAAAGGGGATGATGAAAAA AATACTCAAGGTAAAGGTGTTGTGCCTTCCCCAACAAGGAAAAATATTCCAGCAGCTTTTGCTCTACCATTAAATCCTACT GAACAGATCGATCTGGCTTCTGGAAATCAAAGT acAATTGAAAATCCTTCTGAACTTGCTGAACTTCCCAGTCCAAGGAACACTGGTGCAAGACCACGTGTTTCACCAAAAAGGAAGCCg GGTTCTTGTGCCAACCAAGAAATCGTATCACCCTCAAAG ATTTTAAGAAGAGATCTGAATCAAGAAATTTCGCCATCTTCAAATGAGTTCTGTTCG ACTGCATCGATAGAACTTGGGAATACCTCTAGTGAAACTGCAAGTACGATGGCAACAGTCATATCTTCG ATGGGgcgattgtggaatggattg TTAGAGTTACCTGACCCATTGGTCAAAATTGATGATGATCTACTCAATGGTTACGAT gaaGCGCAAAATGATTTAATTTCTATGAGC gaaataattTCTGTCAATTATAACAAGGAATATGATTTCAGTATACCGTCATCTTCAGACGTGAAG gagACGATTATTTGGAGTCCATCTATTTATTATGTAGGCGATGGTGGAACAACATTCACATTAGATGAA agtttgaaatattttcagctgGAGTCGTAA
- the LOC123688581 gene encoding uncharacterized protein LOC123688581 isoform X8: MNPQQNKPVEKKKLARLSGSGSKSNEGKPAGPTDDSGNSSTEEENKGTRGLTTGPTTSILRQALQGLPIKTEEPKGDDEKNTQGKGVVPSPTRKNIPAAFALPLNPTEQIDLASGNQSTIENPSELAELPSPRNTGARPRVSPKRKPGSCANQEIVSPSKILRRDLNQEISPSSNEFCSTASIELGNTSSETASTMATVISSMGRLWNGLYTVIFRREGDDYLESIYLLCRRWWNNIHIR; encoded by the exons ATG AATCCCCAGCAAAATAAACCTGTAGAAAAGAAGAAGCTTGCTAGG CTTTCCGGTTCTGGTTCAAAATCCAACGAGGGTAAACCAGCTGGACCGACTGATGATTCTGGAAACTCGTCGACTGAAGAAGAAAAT AAAGGAACCAGAGGTCTTACAACAGGTCCAACTACTTCCATTCTTAGACAAGCTCTACAAGGTCTCCCCATAAAAACAGAAGAACCAAAAGGGGATGATGAAAAA AATACTCAAGGTAAAGGTGTTGTGCCTTCCCCAACAAGGAAAAATATTCCAGCAGCTTTTGCTCTACCATTAAATCCTACT GAACAGATCGATCTGGCTTCTGGAAATCAAAGT acAATTGAAAATCCTTCTGAACTTGCTGAACTTCCCAGTCCAAGGAACACTGGTGCAAGACCACGTGTTTCACCAAAAAGGAAGCCg GGTTCTTGTGCCAACCAAGAAATCGTATCACCCTCAAAG ATTTTAAGAAGAGATCTGAATCAAGAAATTTCGCCATCTTCAAATGAGTTCTGTTCG ACTGCATCGATAGAACTTGGGAATACCTCTAGTGAAACTGCAAGTACGATGGCAACAGTCATATCTTCG ATGGGgcgattgtggaatggattg TATACCGTCATCTTCAGACGTGAAG gagACGATTATTTGGAGTCCATCTATTTATTATGTAGGCGATGGTGGAACAACATTCACATTAGATGA
- the LOC123688581 gene encoding uncharacterized protein LOC123688581 isoform X5, translating into MNPQQNKPVEKKKLARLSGSGSKSNEGKPAGPTDDSGNSSTEEENKGTRGLTTGPTTSILRQALQGLPIKTEEPKGDDEKVTSTSDSFNTQGKGVVPSPTRKNIPAAFALPLNPTEQIDLASGNQSTIENPSELAELPSPRNTGARPRVSPKRKPGSCANQEIVSPSKILRRDLNQEISPSSNEFCSTASIELGNTSSETASTMATVISSMGRLWNGLLELPDPLVKIDDDLLNGYDEAQNDLISMSYTVIFRREGDDYLESIYLLCRRWWNNIHIR; encoded by the exons ATG AATCCCCAGCAAAATAAACCTGTAGAAAAGAAGAAGCTTGCTAGG CTTTCCGGTTCTGGTTCAAAATCCAACGAGGGTAAACCAGCTGGACCGACTGATGATTCTGGAAACTCGTCGACTGAAGAAGAAAAT AAAGGAACCAGAGGTCTTACAACAGGTCCAACTACTTCCATTCTTAGACAAGCTCTACAAGGTCTCCCCATAAAAACAGAAGAACCAAAAGGGGATGATGAAAAAGTAACTTCTACATCTGATTCATTT AATACTCAAGGTAAAGGTGTTGTGCCTTCCCCAACAAGGAAAAATATTCCAGCAGCTTTTGCTCTACCATTAAATCCTACT GAACAGATCGATCTGGCTTCTGGAAATCAAAGT acAATTGAAAATCCTTCTGAACTTGCTGAACTTCCCAGTCCAAGGAACACTGGTGCAAGACCACGTGTTTCACCAAAAAGGAAGCCg GGTTCTTGTGCCAACCAAGAAATCGTATCACCCTCAAAG ATTTTAAGAAGAGATCTGAATCAAGAAATTTCGCCATCTTCAAATGAGTTCTGTTCG ACTGCATCGATAGAACTTGGGAATACCTCTAGTGAAACTGCAAGTACGATGGCAACAGTCATATCTTCG ATGGGgcgattgtggaatggattg TTAGAGTTACCTGACCCATTGGTCAAAATTGATGATGATCTACTCAATGGTTACGAT gaaGCGCAAAATGATTTAATTTCTATGAGC TATACCGTCATCTTCAGACGTGAAG gagACGATTATTTGGAGTCCATCTATTTATTATGTAGGCGATGGTGGAACAACATTCACATTAGATGA
- the LOC123688581 gene encoding uncharacterized protein LOC123688581 isoform X6, which produces MNPQQNKPVEKKKLARLSGSGSKSNEGKPAGPTDDSGNSSTEEENKGTRGLTTGPTTSILRQALQGLPIKTEEPKGDDEKVTSTSDSFNTQGKGVVPSPTRKNIPAAFALPLNPTEQIDLASGNQSTIENPSELAELPSPRNTGARPRVSPKRKPGSCANQEIVSPSKILRRDLNQEISPSSNEFCSTASIELGNTSSETASTMATVISSMGRLWNGLLELPDPLVKIDDDLLNGYDYTVIFRREGDDYLESIYLLCRRWWNNIHIR; this is translated from the exons ATG AATCCCCAGCAAAATAAACCTGTAGAAAAGAAGAAGCTTGCTAGG CTTTCCGGTTCTGGTTCAAAATCCAACGAGGGTAAACCAGCTGGACCGACTGATGATTCTGGAAACTCGTCGACTGAAGAAGAAAAT AAAGGAACCAGAGGTCTTACAACAGGTCCAACTACTTCCATTCTTAGACAAGCTCTACAAGGTCTCCCCATAAAAACAGAAGAACCAAAAGGGGATGATGAAAAAGTAACTTCTACATCTGATTCATTT AATACTCAAGGTAAAGGTGTTGTGCCTTCCCCAACAAGGAAAAATATTCCAGCAGCTTTTGCTCTACCATTAAATCCTACT GAACAGATCGATCTGGCTTCTGGAAATCAAAGT acAATTGAAAATCCTTCTGAACTTGCTGAACTTCCCAGTCCAAGGAACACTGGTGCAAGACCACGTGTTTCACCAAAAAGGAAGCCg GGTTCTTGTGCCAACCAAGAAATCGTATCACCCTCAAAG ATTTTAAGAAGAGATCTGAATCAAGAAATTTCGCCATCTTCAAATGAGTTCTGTTCG ACTGCATCGATAGAACTTGGGAATACCTCTAGTGAAACTGCAAGTACGATGGCAACAGTCATATCTTCG ATGGGgcgattgtggaatggattg TTAGAGTTACCTGACCCATTGGTCAAAATTGATGATGATCTACTCAATGGTTACGAT TATACCGTCATCTTCAGACGTGAAG gagACGATTATTTGGAGTCCATCTATTTATTATGTAGGCGATGGTGGAACAACATTCACATTAGATGA
- the LOC123688581 gene encoding uncharacterized protein LOC123688581 isoform X4 — protein MNPQQNKPVEKKKLARLSGSGSKSNEGKPAGPTDDSGNSSTEEENKGTRGLTTGPTTSILRQALQGLPIKTEEPKGDDEKNTQGKGVVPSPTRKNIPAAFALPLNPTEQIDLASGNQSTIENPSELAELPSPRNTGARPRVSPKRKPGSCANQEIVSPSKILRRDLNQEISPSSNEFCSTASIELGNTSSETASTMATVISSMGRLWNGLLELPDPLVKIDDDLLNGYDEAQNDLISMSEIISVNYNKEYDFSIPSSSDVKETIIWSPSIYYVGDGGTTFTLDELES, from the exons ATG AATCCCCAGCAAAATAAACCTGTAGAAAAGAAGAAGCTTGCTAGG CTTTCCGGTTCTGGTTCAAAATCCAACGAGGGTAAACCAGCTGGACCGACTGATGATTCTGGAAACTCGTCGACTGAAGAAGAAAAT AAAGGAACCAGAGGTCTTACAACAGGTCCAACTACTTCCATTCTTAGACAAGCTCTACAAGGTCTCCCCATAAAAACAGAAGAACCAAAAGGGGATGATGAAAAA AATACTCAAGGTAAAGGTGTTGTGCCTTCCCCAACAAGGAAAAATATTCCAGCAGCTTTTGCTCTACCATTAAATCCTACT GAACAGATCGATCTGGCTTCTGGAAATCAAAGT acAATTGAAAATCCTTCTGAACTTGCTGAACTTCCCAGTCCAAGGAACACTGGTGCAAGACCACGTGTTTCACCAAAAAGGAAGCCg GGTTCTTGTGCCAACCAAGAAATCGTATCACCCTCAAAG ATTTTAAGAAGAGATCTGAATCAAGAAATTTCGCCATCTTCAAATGAGTTCTGTTCG ACTGCATCGATAGAACTTGGGAATACCTCTAGTGAAACTGCAAGTACGATGGCAACAGTCATATCTTCG ATGGGgcgattgtggaatggattg TTAGAGTTACCTGACCCATTGGTCAAAATTGATGATGATCTACTCAATGGTTACGAT gaaGCGCAAAATGATTTAATTTCTATGAGC gaaataattTCTGTCAATTATAACAAGGAATATGATTTCAGTATACCGTCATCTTCAGACGTGAAG gagACGATTATTTGGAGTCCATCTATTTATTATGTAGGCGATGGTGGAACAACATTCACATTAGATGAA ctgGAGTCGTAA
- the LOC123688581 gene encoding uncharacterized protein LOC123688581 isoform X1 encodes MNPQQNKPVEKKKLARLSGSGSKSNEGKPAGPTDDSGNSSTEEENKGTRGLTTGPTTSILRQALQGLPIKTEEPKGDDEKVTSTSDSFNTQGKGVVPSPTRKNIPAAFALPLNPTEQIDLASGNQSTIENPSELAELPSPRNTGARPRVSPKRKPGSCANQEIVSPSKILRRDLNQEISPSSNEFCSTASIELGNTSSETASTMATVISSMGRLWNGLLELPDPLVKIDDDLLNGYDEAQNDLISMSEIISVNYNKEYDFSIPSSSDVKETIIWSPSIYYVGDGGTTFTLDESLKYFQLES; translated from the exons ATG AATCCCCAGCAAAATAAACCTGTAGAAAAGAAGAAGCTTGCTAGG CTTTCCGGTTCTGGTTCAAAATCCAACGAGGGTAAACCAGCTGGACCGACTGATGATTCTGGAAACTCGTCGACTGAAGAAGAAAAT AAAGGAACCAGAGGTCTTACAACAGGTCCAACTACTTCCATTCTTAGACAAGCTCTACAAGGTCTCCCCATAAAAACAGAAGAACCAAAAGGGGATGATGAAAAAGTAACTTCTACATCTGATTCATTT AATACTCAAGGTAAAGGTGTTGTGCCTTCCCCAACAAGGAAAAATATTCCAGCAGCTTTTGCTCTACCATTAAATCCTACT GAACAGATCGATCTGGCTTCTGGAAATCAAAGT acAATTGAAAATCCTTCTGAACTTGCTGAACTTCCCAGTCCAAGGAACACTGGTGCAAGACCACGTGTTTCACCAAAAAGGAAGCCg GGTTCTTGTGCCAACCAAGAAATCGTATCACCCTCAAAG ATTTTAAGAAGAGATCTGAATCAAGAAATTTCGCCATCTTCAAATGAGTTCTGTTCG ACTGCATCGATAGAACTTGGGAATACCTCTAGTGAAACTGCAAGTACGATGGCAACAGTCATATCTTCG ATGGGgcgattgtggaatggattg TTAGAGTTACCTGACCCATTGGTCAAAATTGATGATGATCTACTCAATGGTTACGAT gaaGCGCAAAATGATTTAATTTCTATGAGC gaaataattTCTGTCAATTATAACAAGGAATATGATTTCAGTATACCGTCATCTTCAGACGTGAAG gagACGATTATTTGGAGTCCATCTATTTATTATGTAGGCGATGGTGGAACAACATTCACATTAGATGAA agtttgaaatattttcagctgGAGTCGTAA
- the LOC123688581 gene encoding uncharacterized protein LOC123688581 isoform X2, with product MNPQQNKPVEKKKLARLSGSGSKSNEGKPAGPTDDSGNSSTEEENKGTRGLTTGPTTSILRQALQGLPIKTEEPKGDDEKVTSTSDSFNTQGKGVVPSPTRKNIPAAFALPLNPTEQIDLASGNQSTIENPSELAELPSPRNTGARPRVSPKRKPGSCANQEIVSPSKILRRDLNQEISPSSNEFCSTASIELGNTSSETASTMATVISSMGRLWNGLLELPDPLVKIDDDLLNGYDEAQNDLISMSEIISVNYNKEYDFSIPSSSDVKETIIWSPSIYYVGDGGTTFTLDELES from the exons ATG AATCCCCAGCAAAATAAACCTGTAGAAAAGAAGAAGCTTGCTAGG CTTTCCGGTTCTGGTTCAAAATCCAACGAGGGTAAACCAGCTGGACCGACTGATGATTCTGGAAACTCGTCGACTGAAGAAGAAAAT AAAGGAACCAGAGGTCTTACAACAGGTCCAACTACTTCCATTCTTAGACAAGCTCTACAAGGTCTCCCCATAAAAACAGAAGAACCAAAAGGGGATGATGAAAAAGTAACTTCTACATCTGATTCATTT AATACTCAAGGTAAAGGTGTTGTGCCTTCCCCAACAAGGAAAAATATTCCAGCAGCTTTTGCTCTACCATTAAATCCTACT GAACAGATCGATCTGGCTTCTGGAAATCAAAGT acAATTGAAAATCCTTCTGAACTTGCTGAACTTCCCAGTCCAAGGAACACTGGTGCAAGACCACGTGTTTCACCAAAAAGGAAGCCg GGTTCTTGTGCCAACCAAGAAATCGTATCACCCTCAAAG ATTTTAAGAAGAGATCTGAATCAAGAAATTTCGCCATCTTCAAATGAGTTCTGTTCG ACTGCATCGATAGAACTTGGGAATACCTCTAGTGAAACTGCAAGTACGATGGCAACAGTCATATCTTCG ATGGGgcgattgtggaatggattg TTAGAGTTACCTGACCCATTGGTCAAAATTGATGATGATCTACTCAATGGTTACGAT gaaGCGCAAAATGATTTAATTTCTATGAGC gaaataattTCTGTCAATTATAACAAGGAATATGATTTCAGTATACCGTCATCTTCAGACGTGAAG gagACGATTATTTGGAGTCCATCTATTTATTATGTAGGCGATGGTGGAACAACATTCACATTAGATGAA ctgGAGTCGTAA